The Halalkalicoccus tibetensis genome contains the following window.
GGACATCGATCGCCTCTACGAACACCTGATCCAGAAGATGTCGGGCGAGGGCTCGATCTCGGGCAAGACCATCTCGGCGATCTCCGGGATCGAGATCGCGCTGCACGACATCACGGGCAAGATCCTCGACGTGCCCGCCTACCAGCTCGTCGGCGGGAAGTACCGCGACGACGTTCGGGTCTACTGTGACCTCCACACCGAGAACGAGGCCGACCCGCAGGCCTGCGCCGACGAGGGCGAGCGCGTCGTCGAGGAGCTGGGCTACGACGCCATCAAGTTCGATCTGGACGTCCCCTCGGGCCACGAGAAGGACCGCGCGAACCGCCACCTGCGCGCCCCGGAGATCGACCACAAGGTCGAGATCGTCGAGGCGGTCACCGAGCGCGTCGGCGACCGCGCGGACGTCGCCTTCGACTGCCACTGGTCCTTTTCGGCGGGCTCCGCGAAGCGGCTCGTGACCGCGCTCGAGGAGTACGACGTCTGGTGGCTCGAGGACCCCGTTCCCCCGGAGAACCACGACGTCCAGCGCGAGATCACCCAGTTCACCTCGACGCCGATCACCGTCGGCGAGAACGAGTACCGGACCCACGGCCAACGCCGCCTGCTCGAGGAGCAGGCCGTCGACATCCTCGCGCCCGACCTCCCGCGGGTCGGGGGAATGCGCGAGACGATGAAGATCGCGATCCTCGCGGACCTCTACTACGTTCCGATCGCGATGCACAACGTCTCCTCGCCGATCGGGACGATGGCGAGCGCGCAGGTCGCCGCCGCCATCCCCAACTCGCTGGCGCTGGAGTACCACTCCTACGAGCTCGGCTGGTGGGAGGACCTCGTCGAGGAGGACGGCCTCATCGAGGACGGCCGCATGGAAGTCCCCGAGAAGCCGGGGCTCGGGCTCACGCTCGACCTCGACGCCGTCGAGGAGCACATGGTCGAGGGCGAGGAACTCTTCGACGAGGCGTAAGCAAAGCAAAGCTCGCTGAGCTCTGCTCAGCGGTGTTCGACGAAGCGTTCGTCCCGGTCCGCGCGGGCTGCCGTCTGTTACTGCGGTTCCATCCCCGCGGCCCATTCGACGCCGTTCACCAGCAACGAGCGAAAGCCGTCGGTCTCGAAGACCTCCTCGGTGTGGCCCAGCGAGAGGTAGTAGACCCGTCCCTCTCCATAGCGCTTCGTCCACGCCACCGGGTACTCCGCTAAGTCGGGGTGGTCCATCCGGGCGAGGACGGAGACGTCGTCGTCGCACTCCACCTGGTAGGGCTCGTCGAAGACCGTGAAGTCGTCGACGCCGGCGGTGATCGGGTGGTCGTCGACGATCCCGACGCCGAACTCGCTCTGTTCGGGATGGTCGAGGAAGTGACCGCTGAGCAGCTCGCGCAGCTCCGGAAGGGGCTCCTCGCGGGTGTCGAGGACGTCGTCGGGGTCGTCCGACGCAGTGCTCGTGAGGTCCGCGGCGCAGTGGACCCCGACGTAGCCGTTGCCCTCACGAACGAACGCGAGGAGCCCCTCGCGCTGTTCGTCCGACAGCGTGCTGTCGGTCAGGTAGTCGAGGACGACGTCGTATTCGTCGAGGTCCGAGAGGGCGTCCTTGTCGGTCGTGAGCGTGAGTTCGATCGTGTTCCCGAGGACCTCCTCGAAACGCGGTCCGACCTCCTCGAAGTCGTGGAACGGGAACGCTGTCTCGCCGATCGCGAGCACGCGTAGTGACATGCCTCTTCGATCGACGTGCCTTCACAAAAATGCAGGGTATACGGGAAGGCTCTGCTCGGGGTGGGAGAGCGGCCGCGTCAGTCGAGCGGGACCCGCCCGCGTTCGTCGGCGACCCCCGAATGCTCGTGGAAGAACGTGACGAGCGTGTCTCGCCACCGCTCTGCCTGCAGGACGTGCTCGTCGAACCGCTCGGCGACGTGGCGGTGGCGCCGGTCGTCGATGTCCCCCTCGAGCGAGCTCCATCGATCGTGAAGCCTCCGTACCTCCTCGACGCCGGCGAAGCAGTTGTCGTAGAGCCGTTGGATCACGGTCGTCCCGTCGGCGAGCTCGTGCTCCCAGGGGAGGCGATGGAAGAACAACAGCAGCTCCTCCGGGCAGTCCTCGGGGGAGGCGTAGCGCTCGGCGACCGGCTCGCGGTACTGCTCGACGTAGCCGCTCCCCTCGCTCGTGCGGTCGATCCCGATTCCCTCCCCGTCGGCGACGTGGTACTCGGGCCACTCGCCGGGCGAGGGGTCGTAGTGGTTCTCGAGGGCGGCCTCGCCGTTGTACATCATGTGCATCAACCCGATGCCGCCGGTGTGATAGTCGATCGAGGCCTCCCACGAATCGAGCAGGATCTCGCTCACTGTCTCGACGGTCGTCGGATCGTCGCCGAAGCTCTGTCTGATCCACTCGTCGGTGACCGTTTCCGAGTCGAGGTCGGGATCCCAGCAGAGCCGCCCGTAGCCGTAGAGGTTCGCTCCCGCGAGGTGGTGGCCGAACCAGTTGGGGTCGTCACCGACGACGCCGACGCCGGCGATCCCCTGGCCCTCGGTCCCGCCGAGGACGTCCTTGACGGGCGAGCCGTTCCCATCGGTATCGAACTCGAGGACCTCCTTCCACTGGGGGACGAGATAGCACGCGTGAACGCCCTGGCCGGTGTACTCGCCGGTAATCTGGAGCTCACAGCCCATCGCCGTCTCGGGCATCGCGCCGAACAGCGTCGAGACCGGCTCGCGGGGCTGGAAGTCTATGGGCCCGTTCTTGATCTGGACGGTGACGTTCTCGTGGAACTCGCCGTCGAGCGGTTCGAACGTCTCGTAGGCCTGCACCGCCCGGTCCTCGTGCTCCGAGTAGACGAACGCGCGCCACCAGACGCGCCCGCCGTGGGGGGCGAGCGCGCGGGCGATGACGTTCGCGCCCTCGGCGTGGTCCCGGTCGTAGTCGTAGGGTCCCGTCTGGCCCTCCGAGTCCGCCTTGACGACGAACCCGCCGAAGTCGGGGATCCGGTCGTAGACTTCCTCCGCCTTCCCGGCCCACCACTCCTCGACGGCGGGGTCGAGGGGATCGGCCGTCTCTAATCCTCCAATGAGCATCGGGGAGGCGTAGTTCACCGACAGGTAGGTCTTGATCCCATACTGGCGGAACACGGACGCGAGCGCGGCGACCTTCTCCAGGTTCTCGGATTCGAGCAGCTGCCAGCCCGCCTGCCCGGAGACGACCTCGTTGGCGCCCTCTCGCCCGGGGATCTTCGTGTTGACGTTGTTGACCGAGACGCCGTTGATCCCGACCGAAGCGAGAAGCCGCGCGTAGTCGTAATAGCGCTCCTTCAGGTCGGGCAGGCGCTCCCAGTCGAAGAGCGTCCGGCCGGCATAGCCGCGCTCGACCGACCCGCGGAACGGGTCGTCCCAGTGGTTGATCATCCGCGTCTCGTTGGCGGGCTCCTCGACGACGTCGAGGTCAATGATCGGCTCGCCGGTCGCCATCAGCCGGAGCAGGTGGAAGGTGCCGTAGACCAGTCCTCGATCCCGTGGCGCCGTGAGGACGGTACAGTCGCTCCCCTCCCACTCGACCGATCGGATCAGGTAGCCCTCGTCATGGAGCCCGCGGACCTCGTCGGGATCGACCGACTCGCTGATCGGGCGCATCTCGTCGGGAAGCCCGATCGCGAGGAAGCCATCGACCGACCGGGGCGGGTGCTGCCAGAGGTGTGGCTCCCGCCCGAGCAGCCCGCCCAGCCCGCGTCGGAGCTCCTCGCGGACGGCGCCCAGTTCGGGGGCGCCCTCGGAGACGTAGGCGTGGGTGCAGTGTCTCCGATAGGCATTCGATAGTTCCTCGTCCTCGACCGGCTCGTAACGCAGCCAGCAGTCGTCGTAGTCCTCGACCGGCATGACCCGTCGTTGACCGGCGTCGATCAAAGTCCTGCCGGTCGGTCGATTAGGAGGCCTCGATCAGTCCTCCACGAGCGCCTCCCGGACGGCGTGATATGCGGGCTTGGGGTCGCAGCCGTCGTCGAACAGTAACGGATCGCCCGTGAACCGCTCGGGGAAGTCCTTGAAGCCCCGCAGCCAGGAGGTCGCGTCGTTGACGCCCCACTGGACGAGGGTATCACACCCCGCCTCGAGACAGGCCTCGGTGATCGCCCGGTAGTACTCGGCCTGCTGCTCCAGAGCGTCCTCGGGCCGTTCGTCGGCCGGAAACGCGACGTCCATCTCGGTGATCTGCACGTCGAGGCCGAGCTCGCGGAATCGCCGAACGTTCTCCGCGACCGAGTCGGGGTCGGGCCACTCCCCGAGCGCGTGACACTGGAGGCCGACGCCGTCGATCGGGACGCCCCGATCGAGCAGGTCCGAGAGGAGGTCGTGGATGGCGTCGGACTTCCCGTTGACCGCGTCGGCGCCGTAGTCGTTGTAGTAGAGGTCGGCGTCAGTGACCTCGCGGGCCCACCGGAACGCCTTATCGAGGTACTCCTCACCCATCGCGTCGGCCCACACCGTCTCCCGGAGCGTGCCGTCGTCGGCGACCGCCTCGTTGACGACGTCCCAGGCGTCGATCTTCGCGCGATACCGCCCCGCCACCGTATGAACGTGGTCCCGGAGGAACGTTTCGAGCTGTTCGTCGGTGTAGTCCCACGCCTGGAACCAGTCGGGCTTCTGGTTGTGCCAGACGAGGGTGTGCCCGCGGACGTACATGTCGTGGGCGCGCCCGAAGTCGACGATCGCGTCGGCGTCGGTGAAGTCGTAGGTCTTCCGCGAGGGGCGGAGCGGCCCCATCTTCAGGGCGTTCTCGGGCGTGATCGCGTTGAACTCGTTTCTCGCGGCCTTCCAGTAGCTCGGGTCGCTCCGGAGCGACCGGGCGTTCAGCGCGGCGCCGATCCGGAAGCCGCGGTCGTCGGCCGTCTCTCTAAGGGACGAATGGGTCGACATCGCTCTACCGAACACACGATTACGGAATAAATCTGTAGGTACCGGCGGCTCGGGGCGTAACGCCTGTATAGCTGGCTTTCGAAGCCGGGGTATGGATTCCGCGCAGCGACAACGACGCCTCGCCCGCCGGGCGCTCTGGGGGTCGGTCGTCATCGGTCTCGGCGTCATCGGCTACTTCGGCCTGCAGGGGGAGTTCGTCACGGCGACCGTGGTCGGCGCGCTGCTGATCGGCGGGGGCTACTTCGAGTATCGCCGTCGGCTGCGCGACCTCGAGATGATCGACGGCGACGCCGAGGAGGACCCCTTCGAGCGCCGCGAGCGCTTTCGCTGACGGAGCTCGGGCGACCCGAGCGGTACGCTTATGGCTCGACCCCGAGTCTGTTCGCCGGTAGCATGACAACGGAACTCACGGCAGAGCAGCGCGATCGCCTGACGCAGCTCCACAGCGCGCTGATCAACGACATCACCGACGAGATGGGCATCGACGACAACGTGATCCCCGGGACGCGGATCCGGCCCGTCTGGGGCCGCGAGCCGGTCGTCGGGACCGCCTGCCCCTCCCAGCGCGTCGAGATCGGCTACGAGGAGGAGGGGTCGGACGACCCCCGGGACTCCGAGTTCTTCCAGTACCTCGAGAGCGTCGAGGAGGGGGACTTCGTCGTGATGGCCGCACCCCCGGAGACCGAGGTCGGCCTCTGGGGGGAACTGCTGAGCACGATCGTCCAGGAGAACGGCGCCGTGGGCGCGCTGATCGACGGGCCGACCCGCGACTCGCGGCTGATCGAGGAGCACGCCTTCCCCGTCTGGTCGGACGGCCACAGCTCGATCGAATCGTTCGGCCGCGTGAGCTTCCGGGAGTACGACGTCCCCGTTTCCGTCCACGGCGTGACGATCCGTCCGGGCGACGTCCTCTTCGCCGACTACGAGTCGATCGTGGTCCTCGATCCCGGGATCGTCGAGGAGGTACTCGAACGGGGCGAGGAGGAACTCGAGACCGAGAACGCCGTCCGGGAGGACATCAGATCGGGCGACAGCGTCTTCGAGGTCTGGGACCGGTACGGCACACTCTGATCGACCGTTCTCAGTCCATCCCCGAACGCCCGATGCGCCACTCCTGGAGCTTCTGGGTGCTGTAGGTGAGCGTGATGATCGCACCGTAGCCGATGGTACAGATGATCATCGCGACCATCGCGTACAGCGCCAGGAACCCGGCGGCCTGGTAGGAGCCGAGCGACTGGGCGAGCGCCGAGAGCCCCAACAACCCCGCCGCGATCGGGACGAGCGCCAGCAGGTACGGGTGCTCGAACCGTTGCATATAGACGTCCAGCATGGAACAGTGGTCTCGGTCCACCTATATCAATCATGTGGTCCAGTCGGGAACCGATCGCCCGTCCCGTAGAGAGGGCGAAACCGCCGCTCGATGGACCGTCGTCTTTATTGACTCAGGTATGGTACTCGTGGGCAATGGCCCGTCGTCCCTCGAGTCTCAGCCACCAGATCTGGCTGTCGATCCTCGCCGTCAGTATCGCGATGCTGCTGTTGCTCGGCTGGTCGTTCCTCCATCTCGAGCCCGGGACGCCCTCCTACGTGATCGGGCAGGTGAGCGCCGTCGTCGTCGTCGTCACCATTCTCGGTACGCTGCTCGCGCTGACCTCCGACTGGGTTCCGTTCTGAAGTCGTAGAAGGAACGGAACGCGTCAGCTCCGCGCCTCGTCGGTAGCCGTCGTCCCGTCGGCCGTCGTCGCCTCCTCGGCGTCGTCCGTAATCTCCGGGCTGCGCCAGTACTCGTGGTCCTCGAGTTCGCGGAAGCACTTCGTCCGGTGGTGCTCGCCCTCCTCGGTCTCGTAGAGCTCCGGGGCCTCCTGGCGGCAGGCCTCGCGCGCCTCCGGACAGCGCGTGTGGAACCGACAGCCCGACGGCGGGTTGGTCGCGTCGGGGATGTCGATCTTCCGGACCGGCGGCGACTCGCGCATGGCCTCCTCGGCCTGCTCGGGGTCGAGTATGGGCGTCGCCCACCGCAGCACCTTCGTGTAAGGGTGTTGGGGGTCGTGGATGATCTCGTCGGCGGTCCCGATCTCGACGATCTCCCCGAGATACATCACGGCGATCCTCCCGCCCGACTTCCCCGCCAGATACCGGGCGTTCGCGAGGTCGTGGCTAATGAAGACGAACGAGGTGTCGAAGACCTCCTGCATCTCGAGGAACAGGTCCATCACGCCGATCCGCAGCGAGACGTCCAGCGCGCTGACGGCCTCGTCGGCCAGGATCACGTCGGGTTCGACCAGCAGCGCGCGGATGAGCGCTACCCGCTGTTGCTCGCCGCCCGAGAGCTGGTGGACGTAGCGCTCGGCGTAGTCCTCGGGCGGGCTGATACCCGTCCGTTTGAGCATGTTGAGGATCCGGTTTCGCCGTTCCTCGTAGTTGAGATGCGGGCTCCAGCGCTTCAGCGGCACCGCGAGGTTGTCGAGCACCGACCGATAGGGGTTGAGCGCGGCGCCGGGATCCTGGTGGATGATCTGCAGCGAGCGGCGGATCTCCTCGAAGGTGATGTCGGCGTCCGATTTCCCTTCCCTGATGTCCCAGATGTCGTTGCCGCGGTACTCGATCGACCCGCCCGTGGGCCGCTGGAGGCCCACTGCGGCCTTCCCGAGGGTCGTCTTCCCACAGCCGCTCTCGCCGACCAGGGCGATCACGTCGTTCTCGTCGATATCGAGCGAGATGTCGTCGACCGCCCGGACGGTCGGCTCCGCCTCGATCCCTATCCGGTCGCCGAGCCAGGAGGGGACCATCGCGTTCATCATCGAGGTGTCCTCGAAGTGGACCTCCAGGTCCGAGATCGAGACGAGGGAGTCGTCGGCGCTCATCGCTCCCCACCCCCGAAGGAGAGGGGGACCGCCTCGTCGGCCTGTTCGTGGTAGTGACAGCGCACCTCGTGTTCGCCATCGACGTGGTAGAAGCCGGGATCGTCCGCCACGCAGCGCTCGTCGCCCAGCGGGCATCGCGGGTGATACGAACAGCCCTTCGGATGGTTGACCGGGTCCGGGCTCTCGCCCTCGATCTGTCTCATATCGTCGAGCGGCGTCTCGAGGTTGGGCGTGGACTTGAGCAACGCGCGCGTGTAGGGGTGAGAGGCGTTCCCGAGGATGTCGTTCGCCTCCCCGATCTCGATGAACTCGAAGGCGTACATCACCGCCATCCGGTCGGCGAACCCGGAGACGATCGGCAGGTCGTGGCTGATGAACACCATCGTGAGGTCGTACTTGTCCCTGATGTCGTAGAGCAGGTTGAGGATCGAGCGCTGCATCAGCAGGTCCAGCGCCGCGGTCGGCTCGTCCATCACCAGGACCTCGGGCTCGAGGATCAGGCTGAGGGCGATCAGCGCGCGCTGTTTCTGCCCGCCGGAGAGCTCGTGGGGGAACGACCGGAGCATTCGGTCGGGGTCGAGGTGGAGGTCCGTGAACAGCTGCTCGGCCCGTTCGAGCCCCTCGTCCTTGTCCCAGCCGTGGGCGTCGAGCGTTTCCTCGAAATGCTCGCGGATGTTCATCGTCGGGTTGAACGCGCTCATCGCGCCCTGGAACACCATCGAGACCCGTTCCCAGCGGAACTCGCGCAGCTCCCAGGGCTTGAGGTCGAGGAGGTCGAACGGCTCGCCGTCCTCCGGATGGTACGTGATCTCCCCGT
Protein-coding sequences here:
- a CDS encoding RraA family protein — protein: MTTELTAEQRDRLTQLHSALINDITDEMGIDDNVIPGTRIRPVWGREPVVGTACPSQRVEIGYEEEGSDDPRDSEFFQYLESVEEGDFVVMAAPPETEVGLWGELLSTIVQENGAVGALIDGPTRDSRLIEEHAFPVWSDGHSSIESFGRVSFREYDVPVSVHGVTIRPGDVLFADYESIVVLDPGIVEEVLERGEEELETENAVREDIRSGDSVFEVWDRYGTL
- a CDS encoding ThuA domain-containing protein; amino-acid sequence: MSLRVLAIGETAFPFHDFEEVGPRFEEVLGNTIELTLTTDKDALSDLDEYDVVLDYLTDSTLSDEQREGLLAFVREGNGYVGVHCAADLTSTASDDPDDVLDTREEPLPELRELLSGHFLDHPEQSEFGVGIVDDHPITAGVDDFTVFDEPYQVECDDDVSVLARMDHPDLAEYPVAWTKRYGEGRVYYLSLGHTEEVFETDGFRSLLVNGVEWAAGMEPQ
- a CDS encoding alpha-glucuronidase family glycosyl hydrolase codes for the protein MPVEDYDDCWLRYEPVEDEELSNAYRRHCTHAYVSEGAPELGAVREELRRGLGGLLGREPHLWQHPPRSVDGFLAIGLPDEMRPISESVDPDEVRGLHDEGYLIRSVEWEGSDCTVLTAPRDRGLVYGTFHLLRLMATGEPIIDLDVVEEPANETRMINHWDDPFRGSVERGYAGRTLFDWERLPDLKERYYDYARLLASVGINGVSVNNVNTKIPGREGANEVVSGQAGWQLLESENLEKVAALASVFRQYGIKTYLSVNYASPMLIGGLETADPLDPAVEEWWAGKAEEVYDRIPDFGGFVVKADSEGQTGPYDYDRDHAEGANVIARALAPHGGRVWWRAFVYSEHEDRAVQAYETFEPLDGEFHENVTVQIKNGPIDFQPREPVSTLFGAMPETAMGCELQITGEYTGQGVHACYLVPQWKEVLEFDTDGNGSPVKDVLGGTEGQGIAGVGVVGDDPNWFGHHLAGANLYGYGRLCWDPDLDSETVTDEWIRQSFGDDPTTVETVSEILLDSWEASIDYHTGGIGLMHMMYNGEAALENHYDPSPGEWPEYHVADGEGIGIDRTSEGSGYVEQYREPVAERYASPEDCPEELLLFFHRLPWEHELADGTTVIQRLYDNCFAGVEEVRRLHDRWSSLEGDIDDRRHRHVAERFDEHVLQAERWRDTLVTFFHEHSGVADERGRVPLD
- a CDS encoding mandelate racemase/muconate lactonizing enzyme family protein, yielding MPNYRELHDPNAEYTMRDLSAETMQLDADRGPRNVEITDVQTTMVDGNYPWILVRVYTDAGIVGTGECYWGGGDAAIIERMAPFVIGENPMDIDRLYEHLIQKMSGEGSISGKTISAISGIEIALHDITGKILDVPAYQLVGGKYRDDVRVYCDLHTENEADPQACADEGERVVEELGYDAIKFDLDVPSGHEKDRANRHLRAPEIDHKVEIVEAVTERVGDRADVAFDCHWSFSAGSAKRLVTALEEYDVWWLEDPVPPENHDVQREITQFTSTPITVGENEYRTHGQRRLLEEQAVDILAPDLPRVGGMRETMKIAILADLYYVPIAMHNVSSPIGTMASAQVAAAIPNSLALEYHSYELGWWEDLVEEDGLIEDGRMEVPEKPGLGLTLDLDAVEEHMVEGEELFDEA
- a CDS encoding ABC transporter ATP-binding protein, translating into MSHEAIDVSPAATRSTDDPIITIRDTDVRFEMDQGASHVLKDVNLDIYRGETLGVVGESGSGKSMFADSLLDAVVEPGIVDGEITYHPEDGEPFDLLDLKPWELREFRWERVSMVFQGAMSAFNPTMNIREHFEETLDAHGWDKDEGLERAEQLFTDLHLDPDRMLRSFPHELSGGQKQRALIALSLILEPEVLVMDEPTAALDLLMQRSILNLLYDIRDKYDLTMVFISHDLPIVSGFADRMAVMYAFEFIEIGEANDILGNASHPYTRALLKSTPNLETPLDDMRQIEGESPDPVNHPKGCSYHPRCPLGDERCVADDPGFYHVDGEHEVRCHYHEQADEAVPLSFGGGER
- a CDS encoding endo-1,4-beta-xylanase, encoding MSTHSSLRETADDRGFRIGAALNARSLRSDPSYWKAARNEFNAITPENALKMGPLRPSRKTYDFTDADAIVDFGRAHDMYVRGHTLVWHNQKPDWFQAWDYTDEQLETFLRDHVHTVAGRYRAKIDAWDVVNEAVADDGTLRETVWADAMGEEYLDKAFRWAREVTDADLYYNDYGADAVNGKSDAIHDLLSDLLDRGVPIDGVGLQCHALGEWPDPDSVAENVRRFRELGLDVQITEMDVAFPADERPEDALEQQAEYYRAITEACLEAGCDTLVQWGVNDATSWLRGFKDFPERFTGDPLLFDDGCDPKPAYHAVREALVED
- a CDS encoding ABC transporter ATP-binding protein, producing MSADDSLVSISDLEVHFEDTSMMNAMVPSWLGDRIGIEAEPTVRAVDDISLDIDENDVIALVGESGCGKTTLGKAAVGLQRPTGGSIEYRGNDIWDIREGKSDADITFEEIRRSLQIIHQDPGAALNPYRSVLDNLAVPLKRWSPHLNYEERRNRILNMLKRTGISPPEDYAERYVHQLSGGEQQRVALIRALLVEPDVILADEAVSALDVSLRIGVMDLFLEMQEVFDTSFVFISHDLANARYLAGKSGGRIAVMYLGEIVEIGTADEIIHDPQHPYTKVLRWATPILDPEQAEEAMRESPPVRKIDIPDATNPPSGCRFHTRCPEAREACRQEAPELYETEEGEHHRTKCFRELEDHEYWRSPEITDDAEEATTADGTTATDEARS